Proteins from one Peromyscus eremicus chromosome 8a, PerEre_H2_v1, whole genome shotgun sequence genomic window:
- the Caskin2 gene encoding caskin-2, producing MGREQDLILAVKNGDVTCVQKLVSKVKAAKTKLLGSTKRLNINYQDADGFSALHHAALGGSLELIALLLEAQATVDIKDSNGMRPLHYAAWQGRLEPVRLLLRASAAVNAASLDGQIPLHLAAQYGHYEVSEMLLQHQSNPCLVNKLKKTPLDLACEFGRLKVAQLLLNSHLCVALLEGEAKDPCDPNYTTPLHLAAKNGHREVIRQLLKAGIEINRQTKTGTALHEAALYGKTEVVRLLLEGGVDVNIRNTYNQTALDIVNQFTTSQASREIKQLLREASGILKVRALKDFWNLHDPTALNVRAGDVITVLEQHPDGRWKGHIHESQRGTDRVGYFPPGIVEVVSKRVGIPVTRLPSAPTLLRPGFSRISQPSADDPLQPLTYGQLPRVGLSPDSPAGDRNSVGSEGSVGSIRSAGSGQSSEGTNGHGTGLLIENAQPLPSASEDQVLSGLHAPSLADNLSHHPLARYRSGEIFTQDVRPEQLLEGKDAQAIHNWLSEFQLEGYTAHFLQAGYDVPTISRMTPEDLTAIGVTKPGHRKKIASEIAQLSIAEWLPNYIPVDLLEWLCALGLPQYHKQLVSSGYDSMGLVADLTWEELQEIGVNKLGHQKKLMLGVRRLAELRRGLLHGEALGEGGRRLSRGPELMAIEGLENGEGPALAGPRLLTFQGSELSPELQAAMAGGGPEPLPLPPARSPSQESIGARSRGSGHSQEQPASQPSLGDPSAPQERNLPEGTERPSRLCPPLPGQGPAPYVFMCPQSSPSSPAPGPPPGAPRAFSYLAGSPAAPPDPPRPKRRSHSLSRPGPAEGEAEGEAEGPAGRALGSYATLTRRPGRSTLARTSPSPTPTRGTPRSQSFALRARRKGPPPPPPKRLSSVSGSTEPPSLEGSPGPKEGATGPRRRTLSEPTGPSEPPGPSAPAGPVSDTEEEEPGPEGTSPSRGSSGEGLPFAEEGNLTIKQRPKPAGPPARETPVLPGLDFNLTESDTVKRRPKCKEREPLQTALLAFGVVGGDTPSPPAPLSSQAPCEPPSTSSNPARSEPSSLPSQGTPAPSLSPLSQPPSHHGTSAGPALATGGRLTVETEPPAAPAALLKAPGAGTTPKPVSVACTQLAFSGPKLAPRLGPRPVPPPRPESTGPVCPGRAQQRLEQTSSSLAAALRAAEKSIGTEEREGPTATSTKHILDDISTMFDALADQLDAMLD from the exons ATGGGTCGTGAACAGGACCTGATCCTTGCCGTCAAGAATGGAGATGTGACCTGTGTGCAGAAACTGGTGTCTAAAGTGAAGGCCGCCAAAACCA AGCTCCTCGGCTCCACGAAGAGACTCAACATCAATTACCAGGATGCTGATGG ATTCTCTGCTCTCCACCATGCTGCCTTGGGGGGCAGCCTGGAGCTCATAGCCTTATTGCTGGAGGCTCAAGCCACTGTTGACATCAAAGACAGCAATG GCATGCGTCCCCTCCACTACGCAGCTTGGCAGGGCCGCCTGGAGCCCGTGAGACTGTTGCTGCGAGCTTCAGCCGCTGTCAACGCTGCCTCGCTGGACGGCCAgatccctctgcatctggctgcgCAGTATGGGCATTATGAGGTG tcagaaatgcttctccagcaccagtcTAATCCATGCCTCGTCAACAAGCTGAAGAAGACACCCCTAGACCTAGCCTGTGAATTTGGGCGGCTCAAG GTGGCCCAGCTGCTTTTGAACAGCCACTTATGTGTGGCACTGCTGGAGGGAGAGGCAAAGGACCCGTGTGACCCCAACTACACCACACCCCTGCACTTGGCTGCCAAGAATGGCCACAGAGAAGTCATCAG GCAGCTCTTGAAAGCTGGTATTGAGATCAACCGCCAGACCAAGACGGGCACCGCACTCCACGAGGCTGCGTTATACGGCAAAACCGAGGTGGTGCGACTGCTCCTAGAG GGCGGTGTGGACGTGAATATCCGGAACACATATAACCAGACGGCGCTGGACATAGTGAACCAGTTCACCACCTCCCAGGCCAGCCGGGAGATCAAGCAGCTACTTCGGG AGGCTTCAGGGATCTTGAAGGTTAGAGCACTTAAGGATTTCTGGAACCTTCATGACCCCACCGCTCTCAATGTCCGGGCAGGAGATGTCATTACG GTGCTTGAACAGCATCCTGATGGCCGTTGGAAGGGCCACATCCATGAGAGCCAACGGGGCACAGACCGTGTAGGCTACTTCCCTCCGGGCATCGTCGAGGTGGTCAGCAAGCGGGTGGGCATACCTGTGACCCGTCTCCCCTCAGCACCTACCCTGCTGCGGCCAGGCTTCTCCCGGATATCGCAGCCCTCTGCCGATGATCCCCTGCAACCCCTCACCTACGGCCAGCTCCCTCGGGTGGGCCTCAGCCCAGACAGTCCAG CAGGTGACAGGAATAGCGTGGGCAGCGAGGGCAGTGTGGGCAGCATCCGCAGCGCTGGCAGTGGGCAGAGTTCCGAAGGCACCAATGGCCACGGCACTGGCCTCCTTATTGAGAACGCTCAG CCACTGCCCTCTGCCAGTGAGGACCAGGTACTGTCAGGCCTGCATGCCCCATCCCTGGCAG aCAACCTGAGCCACCACCCTCTGGCCAGGTATCGCTCTGGGGAGATCTTCACCCAGGATGTGAGGCCAGAGCAGCTGCTGGAAGGGAAG GATGCACAGGCCATTCATAACTGGTTAAGCGAATTCCAGCTGGAAGGCTACACTGCCCACTTCCTGCAGGCTGGCTATGATGTGCCAACCATCAGTCGAATGACCCCTGAG GATCTGACGGCCATTGGGGTCACCAAACCTGGACACCGGAAGAAGATCGCCTCAGAGATTGCCCAGCTCAGCATTGCTGAGTGGCTGCCCAACTATATCCCG GTGGACCTTCTGGAGTGGCTGTGTGCACTGGGGCTGCCACAGTACCACAAGCAGCTGGTGAGCAGTGGCTACGACTCCATGGGGCTGGTGGCTGATCTCACCTGGGAGGAACTGCAGGAGATAGGCGTGAACAAGCTGG GGCATCAGAAGAAGCTCATGCTAGGTGTGAGGCGGCTGGCAGAACTTCGAAGGGGCTTGCTGCATGGCGAGGCCCTCGGTGAAGGTGGACGCCGGCTGAGCAGGGGGCCAGAGCTGATGGCCATTGAAGGCCTGGAGAATGGGGAAGGTCCAGCTCTGGCTGGCCCTCGCCTCCTCACCTTTCAGGGCAGTGAGCTGAGCCCAGAGCTACAGGCAGCTATGGCAGGGGGTGGCCCGGAACCActtcccctgccccctgcccGTTCTCCCAGCCAGGAAAGCATTGGTGCACGCTCACGGGGATCTGGTCACTCACAGGAGCAGCCTGCCTCTCAGCCCAGTCTGGGTGACCCCAGTGCCCCACAGGAGAGGAACCTTCCAGAGGGTACAGAGCGTCCCTCTAGGCTTTGTCCTCCACTCCCTGGCCAAGGACCTGCCCCTTATGTCTTCATGTGTCCACAGAGTTCACCCTCTAGCCCAGCCCCAGGGCCCCCTCCTGGTGCTCCCCGGGCCTTCTCCTATTTGGCTGGCTCTCCTGCCGCTCCTCCAGACCCGCCTCGGCCCAAACGCCGGTCCCACAGCCTGAGCCGCCCTGGCCCTGCTGAGGGGGAGGCCGAGGGGGAGGCTGAAGGGCCAGCGGGCAGGGCCCTGGGCAGTTATGCCACCCTTACTCGGAGACCGGGACGCAGCACCCTTGCCCGGACTAGCCCTAGCCCGACCCCAACTCGAGGGACCCCCCGAAGCCAGTCCTTTGCCCTCCGCGCCCGTCGTAAAGgtccgccacccccaccccccaagcgcCTCAGTTCGGTCTCTGGCTCCACCGAGCCGCCTTCACTAGAGGGAAGCCCAGGACCCAAGGAAGGGGCCACGGGTCCCCGGAGGAGAACCCTGAGCGAGCCAACGGGCCCCTCAGAGCCCCCCGGTCCCTCTGCCCCGGCTGGCCCTGTGTCGGACACAGAAGAAGAGGAGCCTGGGCCTGAGGGGACATCCCCATCTCGGGGCAGCTCAGGAGAAGGGCTGCCGTTCGCGGAGGAAGGGAACCTGACTATCAAGCAGCGGCCGAAGCCGGCCGGCCCCCCGGCCCGGGAGACGCCTGTGCTCCCTGGCCTTGACTTCAACCTCACAGAATCAGACACTGTCAAACGGAGGCCCAAATGTAAAGAGAGAGAGCCGCTCCAGACTGCACTGTTGGCCTTTGGGGTAGTGGGTGGTGACACCCCTAGCCCCCCTGCACCCCTATCCTCCCAGGCCCCCTGTGAACCTCCCTCAACTTCCTCGAACCCTGCACGGTCTGAGCCTAGCAGCCTTCCGTCTCAAGGGACTCCAGCTCCTTCCCTCAGCCCCCTATCTCAGCCCCCCAGCCACCACGGGACCTCTGCTGGGCCAGCTCTGGCAACAGGCGGTCGGCTGACTGTGGAGACAGAGCCTCCAGCGGCCCCTGCTGCCCTCCTCAAAGCGCCTGGAGCAG GAACAACTCCCAAGCCTGTGTCTGTGGCCTGCACTCAGCTGGCATTTTCTGGCCCAAAGCTGGCTCCCCGGCTTGGCCCCCGCCCGGTACCTCCTCCGAGGCCTGAGAGTACTGGGCCTGTGTGTCCCGGCCGGGCCCAGCAGAGACTGGAGCAAACCAGCTCATCCTTGGCAGCTGCACTCAGGGCAGCGGAGAAGAGCATTGGCACTGAGGAGCGAGAGGG CCCCACAGCGACCTCTACCAAGCACATTCTGGACGACATTAGCACCATGTTTGACGCCCTGGCTGACCAGCTGGATGCCATGCTGGATTGA